The Streptomyces laurentii genome contains a region encoding:
- a CDS encoding hypothetical protein (identified by MetaGeneAnnotator; putative;~sequence version:1) → MYGQNEPGRRGAWGVVAVVLLVGVHLLRGGLTDPAADGPPRPAAAAAPAPARAAAPASRAVPSAPAPLPAAPPLRVRVAAVGVDAPVTRVGLAADGGIDAPPPGDRNLAGWFTGSVTPGARGTAVVVGHVDTPEGRAVFYGLGALAKGKRVEIARADGRTAVFTVYGVELVPKDRFPAQRVYGSTGTPELRLITCGGPYTEGGGYPDNVVVSARLTGTR, encoded by the coding sequence GTGTACGGGCAGAACGAGCCGGGCCGGCGTGGTGCCTGGGGTGTCGTCGCCGTCGTTCTCCTGGTCGGCGTCCACCTCCTGCGCGGCGGCCTGACGGACCCGGCCGCCGACGGGCCCCCGCGCCCCGCCGCGGCTGCCGCCCCCGCCCCCGCCCGTGCGGCGGCCCCGGCCTCCCGCGCCGTCCCGTCGGCCCCCGCCCCGCTGCCGGCCGCGCCACCCCTCCGGGTACGCGTCGCCGCCGTGGGCGTCGACGCCCCGGTGACCCGGGTCGGCCTGGCCGCCGACGGCGGGATCGACGCCCCGCCTCCGGGCGACCGCAACCTCGCCGGCTGGTTCACCGGCTCCGTCACCCCCGGCGCGCGCGGCACCGCCGTCGTCGTCGGCCACGTCGACACCCCCGAGGGCCGCGCCGTCTTCTACGGCCTCGGCGCGCTCGCGAAGGGGAAGCGGGTCGAGATCGCCCGCGCCGACGGCCGTACGGCGGTCTTCACCGTGTACGGCGTCGAACTCGTCCCGAAGGACCGTTTCCCCGCCCAGCGGGTCTACGGCTCCACCGGCACCCCGGAACTCCGCCTCATCACCTGCGGCGGCCCCTACACGGAGGGCGGCGGCTACCCGGACAACGTGGTCGTCTCGGCCCGCCTGACCGGAACCCGCTGA
- a CDS encoding 3-oxoacyl-ACP synthase (3-oxoacyl-(acyl carrier protein) synthase III; Reviewed;~3-oxoacyl-ACP synthase [Kitasatospora setae KM-6054];~CoA binding pocket [chemical binding];~Ketoacyl-acyl carrier protein synthase III (KASIII) initiates the elongation in type II fatty acid synthase systems. It is foundin bacteria and plants. Elongation of fattyacids in the type II systems occurs by Claisen condensation of malonyl-acyl...; cd00830;~dimer interface [polypeptide binding];~identified by MetaGeneAnnotator; putative;~protein synonym:beta-ketoacyl-acyl carrier protein synthase III;~strain coidentity: NBRC 14216; type strain of Kitasatospora setae) — translation MTGTRIAALGHYQPAKVLTNDDLAAIVDTNDAWITSRVGIRTRHVAGPDEPVDELAAHAAAKALAAAGRAPDDIDLVLVATSTAIDRSPNTAARVAARLGMTSPATMDLNVVCAGFTHALATADHAIRAGGARRVLVIGADKMTDIADWTDRTTCVLVGDGAGAAVVEACDAPAEGELPAVGPVLWGSVPEMGHAVRIEGTPPRFAQEGQAVYRWATHRLPTLAREVCARSGIAPEDLAGVVLHQANLRIVEPLAARIGAVNAVVARDVVDSGNTSAASVPLALAKLVERGELATGAPVLLFAFGGNLSYAGQVVRVP, via the coding sequence ATGACGGGTACTCGAATCGCCGCGCTCGGGCATTACCAGCCCGCCAAGGTGCTCACCAACGACGACTTGGCCGCCATCGTCGACACCAACGACGCGTGGATCACCAGCCGGGTCGGCATCCGCACCCGGCACGTCGCCGGACCGGACGAGCCGGTCGACGAACTCGCCGCGCACGCCGCCGCGAAGGCCCTCGCCGCCGCCGGACGGGCGCCCGACGACATCGACCTGGTGCTCGTCGCCACGTCCACCGCCATCGACCGCTCGCCCAACACGGCGGCCCGGGTCGCCGCCCGGCTCGGCATGACCTCGCCCGCCACCATGGACCTCAACGTGGTCTGCGCCGGCTTCACCCACGCCCTCGCCACCGCCGACCACGCCATCCGGGCGGGCGGCGCCCGCCGCGTCCTCGTCATCGGCGCGGACAAGATGACCGACATCGCCGACTGGACCGACCGCACCACCTGTGTGCTCGTCGGCGACGGCGCGGGCGCCGCGGTCGTCGAGGCGTGCGACGCCCCGGCGGAGGGTGAACTCCCGGCCGTCGGCCCGGTCCTGTGGGGGTCCGTCCCGGAGATGGGGCACGCCGTCCGGATCGAGGGCACCCCGCCCCGCTTCGCCCAGGAGGGCCAGGCCGTCTACCGCTGGGCCACCCACCGGCTGCCCACCCTCGCCCGTGAGGTGTGCGCCCGTTCCGGCATCGCCCCCGAGGACCTGGCCGGCGTCGTCCTCCACCAGGCGAACCTGCGGATCGTCGAACCGCTCGCCGCCCGCATCGGCGCGGTCAACGCGGTCGTCGCCCGCGACGTCGTCGACTCCGGCAACACCTCGGCCGCCTCCGTACCGCTCGCCCTCGCCAAGCTGGTCGAGCGCGGCGAACTCGCCACCGGCGCGCCGGTGCTGCTGTTCGCCTTCGGCGGCAACCTCTCGTACGCGGGCCAGGTCGTCCGGGTCCCGTAG
- a CDS encoding hypothetical protein (identified by MetaGeneAnnotator; putative;~sequence version:1), giving the protein MLRSVADLLIPRPRKSPERPTLPAPVGVTSLHLPAGLPATLGCDAVGVPARHGFRILSRLPAKGCVYADSHWWWWLVPAGSNLDLPWPLPSCYADGATVPDRGPRLIHHPDSGSLYTPPIPLYLLICQLTGIAPSWSRPPQVRSAL; this is encoded by the coding sequence GTGCTGAGGTCCGTGGCGGACCTGCTGATCCCGCGTCCTCGCAAGAGCCCCGAACGTCCCACCCTCCCCGCGCCCGTCGGCGTGACCTCGCTCCACCTCCCGGCCGGCCTGCCCGCCACGCTCGGCTGCGACGCGGTGGGCGTCCCCGCCCGCCACGGCTTCCGCATCCTGTCCCGGCTGCCCGCCAAGGGCTGCGTCTACGCGGACAGCCACTGGTGGTGGTGGCTGGTCCCGGCCGGCTCGAATCTCGACCTGCCCTGGCCGCTGCCGTCCTGTTACGCGGACGGTGCCACGGTCCCGGACCGCGGGCCCCGGCTGATCCACCACCCCGACAGCGGCTCGCTCTACACCCCGCCGATCCCCCTCTACCTGCTGATCTGCCAGCTGACCGGCATCGCGCCGTCGTGGAGCAGGCCGCCCCAGGTGCGCAGCGCGCTGTGA
- a CDS encoding hypothetical protein (identified by MetaGeneAnnotator; putative;~sequence version:1): MCLLTDKPDHPLLAAASSVLIEAGHRVAFLDPDAGPGSPAEPIPPDDPADVYLLKAHTPRALALARHAEARGARVVNSAAATELCQDRSRIAAVADAAGLPMPRTRTLNALSEILDGPGWPQDGYPVMVKSRHSRRADLVARVDGPDELRDLVAAWPHEPVVLQEFVANSGWDHKLWVIAGEVFTAVRPAPVGAPPDGARPAPLVRDLPASWTRLALRTGEVFGLDVYGVDVLDRAGAPVVVDINAFPGIRGPEGAPAALAALALRDPRPVVPPAPSVPSVPSGVPAYGV; this comes from the coding sequence GTGTGCCTGCTGACCGACAAGCCGGACCACCCGCTGCTCGCCGCCGCCTCCTCCGTGCTGATCGAGGCGGGGCACCGGGTGGCGTTCCTGGACCCGGACGCCGGACCGGGATCCCCCGCGGAGCCGATCCCTCCGGACGATCCCGCCGATGTCTACCTCCTCAAGGCGCACACCCCCCGGGCCCTCGCCCTGGCCCGGCACGCCGAGGCCCGGGGCGCCCGGGTGGTGAACTCCGCCGCCGCGACCGAGCTGTGCCAGGACCGGAGCCGGATCGCCGCCGTGGCGGACGCCGCCGGGCTGCCGATGCCGCGGACGCGGACCCTGAACGCGCTGTCCGAGATCCTCGACGGACCGGGGTGGCCGCAGGACGGCTATCCGGTCATGGTCAAGAGCCGCCACAGCCGGCGCGCGGACCTCGTCGCCCGCGTGGACGGCCCGGACGAGCTGCGGGACCTCGTGGCCGCGTGGCCCCACGAGCCCGTCGTCCTGCAGGAGTTCGTCGCGAACAGCGGCTGGGACCACAAGCTGTGGGTGATCGCGGGCGAGGTGTTCACGGCGGTGCGCCCCGCGCCCGTGGGCGCCCCGCCGGACGGCGCGCGGCCCGCGCCGCTGGTCCGGGACCTGCCGGCCTCCTGGACCCGGCTCGCGCTCCGTACGGGCGAGGTCTTCGGCCTGGACGTCTACGGGGTCGACGTACTGGACCGCGCGGGGGCGCCCGTCGTCGTCGACATCAACGCCTTCCCCGGCATCCGAGGACCGGAAGGCGCCCCCGCGGCGCTCGCGGCCCTGGCCCTGCGGGACCCCCGGCCCGTCGTCCCGCCCGCCCCGTCCGTTCCATCCGTTCCGTCCGGCGTTCCCGCCTACGGGGTCTGA
- a CDS encoding O-methyltransferase involved in polyketide biosynthesis (O-methyltransferase involved in polyketide biosynthesis [Streptomyces fulvissimus DSM40593];~S-adenosyl methyltransferase; pfam04672;~UniProt-pubmed:11572948; UniProt-pubmed:20064060; UniProt-pubmed:21463507; UniProt-pubmed:18375553;~identified by MetaGeneAnnotator; putative) produces MSQDHASIRIDTSKPHPARMYDWFLGGKDNYPVDEEMARQLLTLDARGRDMARTNRAFMHRATRWLSANGVRQYLDIGTGIPTEPNLHQIAQQAAPESRVVYCDNDPIVLAHAAALLRSTPEGATEYIQVDARDPEHILEEAGKVLDFDKPIALSMLALLHFIGDEDGAADLVDKLVAQLSPGSYLVLSHVTGDFDPEGAAKATAMYKERGLTLRPRSQSELAAFFDGLDLVEPGVSLVAEWHPELGEPVPVQGDDPIPGWAGVGRVR; encoded by the coding sequence ATGAGCCAGGACCACGCATCCATCCGGATCGACACCAGCAAGCCACACCCCGCCCGGATGTACGACTGGTTCCTGGGAGGAAAGGACAACTACCCCGTCGACGAGGAGATGGCCCGCCAGCTCCTCACCCTCGACGCGCGCGGCCGGGACATGGCCCGCACCAACCGTGCCTTCATGCACCGCGCCACCCGCTGGCTCAGCGCCAACGGCGTACGCCAGTACCTGGACATCGGCACCGGCATCCCGACCGAGCCCAACCTGCACCAGATCGCGCAGCAGGCCGCGCCGGAGTCCCGGGTCGTCTACTGCGACAACGACCCCATCGTGCTCGCCCACGCGGCCGCCCTGCTGCGCTCGACCCCCGAGGGCGCCACCGAGTACATCCAGGTCGACGCCCGGGACCCCGAGCACATCCTGGAGGAGGCCGGAAAGGTCCTTGACTTCGACAAGCCCATCGCGCTGTCGATGCTGGCCCTGCTCCACTTCATCGGCGACGAGGACGGCGCCGCCGACCTCGTCGACAAACTGGTCGCCCAGCTCTCGCCGGGCAGCTACCTCGTTCTCTCGCACGTCACCGGGGACTTCGACCCGGAGGGCGCGGCGAAGGCCACCGCCATGTACAAGGAGCGCGGCCTGACCCTGCGCCCCCGCTCGCAGAGCGAGCTGGCCGCCTTCTTCGACGGCCTCGACCTGGTCGAGCCGGGCGTCTCGCTCGTCGCCGAGTGGCACCCGGAGCTGGGCGAGCCCGTCCCGGTCCAGGGCGACGACCCGATCCCGGGCTGGGCCGGCGTCGGCCGCGTGCGCTGA
- a CDS encoding methyltransferase (Methyltransferase domain; pfam13489;~S-adenosylmethionine binding site [chemical binding];~S-adenosylmethionine-dependent methyltransferases (SAM or AdoMet-MTase), class I; AdoMet-MTases are enzymes that use S-adenosyl-L-methionine (SAM or AdoMet) as a substrate for methyltransfer, creating the product S-adenosyl-L-homocysteine (AdoHcy); cd02440;~identified by MetaGeneAnnotator; putative;~methyltransferase [Streptomyces venezuelae ATCC10712]), which translates to MFSPEGPSFPALVRQALSSVEHGYDLLADTFDATPFRTPDRVLDAVAEALEPLGPFDSGLDVCCGTGAGLAVLRSACAGPTVGVDFSAGMLAEARRAHPGATLVRADALALPFAPVFDLAVSFGAFGHFEPAAQRGLFAQVHASLCPGGTFAFPLPAPPRVGSTPYWTLWGFDAAMRVRNVLWRPPFVMYYRTFRLADVRARLTDAGFGVDLLPVRSLGTREDGSPRCRLVVARKSGRAGAPQTP; encoded by the coding sequence ATGTTCTCCCCCGAGGGGCCCTCGTTCCCCGCGCTGGTCCGGCAGGCGCTGTCCTCCGTCGAGCACGGCTACGACCTGCTGGCGGACACCTTCGACGCCACCCCGTTCCGGACTCCGGACCGGGTGCTCGACGCGGTCGCCGAGGCCCTGGAACCGCTCGGGCCGTTCGACTCCGGTCTGGACGTCTGCTGCGGTACGGGCGCCGGGCTCGCGGTACTGCGTTCGGCGTGCGCGGGCCCGACCGTGGGCGTCGACTTCAGCGCCGGCATGCTCGCCGAGGCCCGCCGCGCCCACCCCGGCGCCACGCTCGTACGCGCCGACGCCCTGGCCCTGCCCTTCGCCCCGGTCTTCGACCTGGCGGTCAGCTTCGGCGCCTTCGGCCACTTCGAGCCCGCCGCGCAGCGCGGCCTGTTCGCTCAGGTCCACGCCTCGCTGTGCCCGGGCGGCACCTTCGCCTTCCCACTGCCTGCGCCGCCGCGGGTGGGCTCGACCCCGTACTGGACGCTGTGGGGCTTCGACGCGGCGATGCGGGTCCGGAACGTCCTGTGGCGCCCGCCGTTCGTGATGTACTACCGCACCTTCCGCCTCGCCGACGTCCGCGCGCGCCTCACGGACGCCGGTTTCGGCGTGGACCTGCTGCCGGTCCGGTCCCTGGGCACCCGGGAGGACGGCAGCCCGCGCTGCCGGCTCGTGGTGGCCCGCAAGAGCGGACGGGCCGGGGCGCCTCAGACCCCGTAG
- a CDS encoding regulatory protein (identified by MetaGeneAnnotator; putative;~sequence version:1): MPQRPRPRIDERRFAFELPARTESVARARRLAEERLILWGCGADVRDTVVLVVSELVTNAVVHTASARFVCELREGEERLRISVRDEGGPAGPRIRDCGAEERGRGLILVDALCSAWGADRTGHGTAQVVWAELAHGMAEPC, encoded by the coding sequence ATGCCTCAGCGCCCGCGGCCGCGGATCGACGAACGCCGCTTCGCCTTCGAGCTGCCCGCCCGCACCGAGTCGGTGGCCCGGGCGCGCAGGCTCGCCGAGGAACGGCTGATCCTGTGGGGCTGCGGTGCGGACGTCCGTGACACCGTCGTCCTCGTCGTCTCCGAGCTCGTCACCAACGCCGTCGTGCACACCGCGAGCGCGCGTTTCGTGTGCGAGCTGCGCGAGGGCGAGGAACGGCTGCGGATATCCGTGCGCGACGAGGGCGGCCCCGCCGGGCCCCGGATACGCGACTGTGGCGCGGAGGAGCGCGGCCGCGGCCTGATCCTCGTCGACGCCCTGTGTTCGGCCTGGGGCGCGGACCGCACCGGCCACGGCACGGCACAGGTCGTCTGGGCGGAGCTGGCGCACGGTATGGCGGAGCCGTGCTGA
- a CDS encoding xre family toxin-antitoxin system, antitoxin component (Helix-turn-helix XRE-family like proteins. Prokaryotic DNA binding proteins belonging to the xenobiotic response element family of transcriptional regulators; cd00093;~identified by MetaGeneAnnotator; putative;~non-specific DNA binding site [nucleotide binding];~salt bridge;~sequence-specific DNA binding site [nucleotide binding];~xre family toxin-antitoxin system, antitoxin component [Streptomyces griseoflavus Tu4000]): MSEPRSAPTVGQVVLGRRLQDLRERAGLKREEAAKILRVAPATIRRMETAEVALKIPYVQMLLGSYGVTDSEAEGFIALAEEANLPGWWQRFHDVLPGWFSMYVSLEGAAGLIRAYEPQFVPGLLQTPDYARAILRSGAVGGRNADSVENDEETERHVALRMERQALLTREDAPKFWVIMDETVFRRPVGDGPEVMRAQLDRLMEAAELPNVTLQIAEFASGHHPGTYGPFVLFRFAMPELPDMVYSEYLTGAVYLDGRPEVASHLEVMDRMAAQAATAQRTKEILRYLRKEL, translated from the coding sequence GTGAGCGAGCCGCGGTCCGCCCCCACGGTGGGACAGGTCGTTCTCGGCAGACGCCTGCAGGATCTGCGCGAGCGCGCGGGCCTCAAGCGCGAGGAAGCCGCCAAGATCCTGCGGGTCGCCCCGGCGACGATCCGGCGCATGGAGACCGCCGAGGTCGCGCTGAAGATCCCGTACGTCCAGATGCTCCTGGGGTCGTACGGCGTCACCGACTCCGAGGCCGAGGGCTTCATCGCCCTCGCGGAGGAGGCCAACCTCCCCGGCTGGTGGCAGCGGTTCCACGACGTGCTGCCCGGCTGGTTCTCGATGTACGTCAGCCTGGAGGGGGCGGCGGGCCTCATCCGGGCCTACGAGCCCCAGTTCGTCCCCGGCCTGCTGCAGACCCCCGACTACGCCCGTGCCATCCTGCGCAGCGGCGCCGTCGGCGGCAGAAACGCCGACAGCGTCGAGAACGACGAGGAGACCGAGCGTCATGTGGCCCTCCGGATGGAGCGCCAGGCCCTCCTGACCAGGGAGGACGCACCCAAGTTCTGGGTGATCATGGACGAGACGGTGTTCCGCCGTCCGGTCGGCGACGGGCCCGAAGTGATGCGCGCCCAGCTCGACCGCCTCATGGAGGCGGCGGAACTGCCGAACGTCACCCTGCAGATCGCGGAGTTCGCGTCCGGGCACCACCCCGGTACCTACGGACCGTTCGTCCTCTTCCGCTTCGCCATGCCCGAACTCCCGGACATGGTCTACAGCGAGTACCTGACCGGCGCCGTCTATCTCGACGGACGCCCCGAGGTGGCCTCCCACCTCGAGGTCATGGACCGCATGGCGGCGCAGGCCGCGACTGCACAACGCACGAAGGAGATCCTCCGGTATCTCCGCAAGGAGCTGTGA
- a CDS encoding ligA protein (ATP-grasp domain; cl03087;~Glutathione synthase/Ribosomal protein S6 modification enzyme (glutaminyl transferase) [Coenzyme metabolism / Translation, ribosomal structure and biogenesis]; COG0189;~LigA protein [Streptomyces himastatinicus ATCC53653];~identified by MetaGeneAnnotator; putative) — protein MKLCFLVEELYRHDGMPLDVVRRLSSWGHQVDVVRPGGSLLRISEEVRAGTHDAWVLKTVSGGPGLTLLEAAAAVGLTTVNDARSIRAVRDKVFTSIIARQHGLPVPVTYSAPRATLFADVPEELFPLVVKPAEGSSGRGVRLVANPGRLAEAEQPGEGQLIAQPYVSNSGTDLKVYCLAGEFHATLRRSPLHPDGPADEGAVPLPAEVAAVAAKVGAVFGLDLYGVDVVLGPDGPVVVDINDFPSFRQVPDAVTRLAGAVLDLAKAGGAARTGVLAPAPHIPAQPHLPHVPARPHPDPGPDTDRLAAMPGAAQI, from the coding sequence ATGAAGCTCTGCTTCCTCGTCGAAGAGCTGTACCGGCATGACGGCATGCCGCTTGACGTGGTCCGGCGGCTGTCGTCGTGGGGGCACCAGGTGGACGTGGTGCGGCCCGGCGGTTCGCTGTTGCGGATCTCGGAGGAGGTGCGGGCGGGGACCCATGACGCCTGGGTGCTCAAGACCGTGTCCGGCGGCCCCGGGCTCACCCTGCTGGAGGCCGCCGCGGCCGTGGGCCTGACCACGGTGAACGACGCGCGGTCGATCCGCGCGGTGCGCGACAAGGTCTTCACCTCGATCATCGCGCGACAGCACGGACTGCCGGTCCCGGTGACCTATTCGGCGCCGAGGGCCACGCTGTTCGCGGATGTCCCCGAAGAGCTCTTCCCCCTGGTGGTCAAGCCCGCCGAGGGGAGTTCGGGGCGCGGGGTGCGGCTCGTGGCGAATCCCGGGCGGCTGGCGGAGGCGGAGCAGCCGGGGGAGGGCCAACTCATCGCGCAGCCCTACGTGTCCAACTCCGGCACCGACCTGAAGGTCTACTGTCTCGCGGGCGAGTTCCACGCGACCCTGCGCCGTTCCCCGCTCCACCCGGACGGGCCGGCCGACGAGGGGGCCGTGCCCCTGCCCGCCGAAGTGGCCGCGGTGGCGGCGAAGGTGGGCGCGGTCTTCGGCCTCGACCTGTACGGCGTTGATGTGGTGCTCGGCCCCGACGGTCCGGTGGTCGTCGACATCAACGACTTCCCGAGCTTCCGCCAAGTACCCGACGCCGTGACCCGGTTGGCCGGCGCCGTCCTCGACCTCGCCAAGGCGGGCGGCGCGGCCAGGACCGGTGTGCTCGCCCCCGCCCCGCACATTCCCGCGCAGCCGCACCTCCCGCACGTGCCGGCCCGCCCGCACCCCGATCCCGGCCCCGACACGGACCGGCTGGCGGCCATGCCCGGGGCCGCGCAGATATGA
- a CDS encoding abaA-like protein (AbaA-like protein [Streptomyces avermitilis MA-4680];~Domain of unknown function (DUF397); pfam04149;~identified by MetaGeneAnnotator; putative;~regulatory protein) yields the protein MDRVYNGMPAADLGAEGWHKPWSGGNGGNCVEAMKLADGRIAMRQSADPEGPALIYTHREIAAFIQGAKSGQADFLLT from the coding sequence ATGGACCGCGTATACAACGGCATGCCCGCCGCCGACCTCGGTGCCGAGGGCTGGCACAAGCCGTGGAGCGGCGGCAACGGCGGCAACTGCGTCGAGGCCATGAAGCTGGCCGACGGCAGGATCGCCATGCGCCAGTCCGCGGACCCCGAAGGCCCCGCGCTCATCTACACGCACCGCGAGATCGCCGCGTTCATCCAGGGGGCGAAATCCGGACAGGCTGACTTCCTGCTCACCTGA
- a CDS encoding lipoprotein (identified by MetaGeneAnnotator; putative;~sequence version:1), whose protein sequence is MRVIQAATSAALLAVAPVAAAVLMAPAASAEDGGPAGVFPKESGGPAGVLPKLEGSGHGGTVFGVSVTPRQVAPGGTVTLRADGCRAPMATVESDAFDAVTLRDGRPGTATVDSDAKPGERYEVTFDCKGERGSTTLTVTGGGGHGREPGREQGHEPGRDQDRDHGRDQGRDHERDERGGRDHEGFPPIGAHRGVNAGFGSASGAVTGEPGGFGTAGAVAGGVLIAGALGAAVVLTRRRERTDG, encoded by the coding sequence ATGCGCGTGATACAGGCCGCAACGTCCGCAGCCCTGCTCGCCGTCGCCCCTGTGGCCGCGGCCGTCCTGATGGCACCGGCCGCCTCGGCGGAGGACGGCGGTCCCGCGGGCGTCTTCCCGAAGGAGAGCGGCGGTCCCGCGGGTGTCCTCCCGAAGCTGGAAGGCAGCGGGCACGGCGGCACCGTGTTCGGTGTCTCCGTCACGCCCCGGCAGGTCGCCCCCGGCGGCACCGTCACCCTCCGGGCGGACGGCTGCCGGGCGCCCATGGCGACCGTCGAGTCCGACGCCTTCGACGCGGTCACCCTGCGGGACGGCCGTCCGGGCACCGCCACCGTCGATTCCGATGCCAAGCCCGGCGAACGGTACGAGGTGACCTTCGACTGCAAGGGCGAGCGCGGCAGCACCACCCTCACCGTCACCGGAGGCGGCGGCCACGGCCGTGAGCCGGGTCGCGAACAAGGCCACGAGCCGGGTCGCGACCAGGACCGGGACCACGGCAGGGACCAGGGCCGTGACCACGAGCGCGACGAGAGGGGCGGGCGCGACCACGAGGGCTTCCCGCCGATCGGCGCGCACCGGGGCGTGAACGCCGGCTTCGGCAGCGCCTCCGGCGCCGTGACCGGCGAGCCCGGCGGGTTCGGTACCGCCGGGGCGGTCGCGGGCGGTGTCCTGATCGCCGGCGCGCTCGGCGCGGCCGTCGTCCTGACCCGCCGCCGCGAGCGCACCGACGGCTGA